The Vigna radiata var. radiata cultivar VC1973A chromosome 6, Vradiata_ver6, whole genome shotgun sequence DNA segment GCAAACAAATATTACACCAATTACACTAACTAACACAAACTTCTGAAAGAATTAAGCTTTTACTCGTAGCTTCTTActctaacttattttaataaattttataatgaaaaaatcaaaatattaagagaattttttccaaaaatatttagaaaaaaaattaaaaagtgaaaattatttttttattaaattaagattaaaaacatttagaatgaaaaaaaaaatacagtgaAAAAATCCAAATATTAAGGCATATTTGATGATCTTTTTTCCAgaaacatttagaaaaaaaaaattaaaaagtgaaactTTGCACAGAGGTTAAATTAGGCTGAACCTTCCTATATTACAACTGCATTTCCATCTTCTGAAATTTTTCATGCTTAATCTTGCTACTCATTCTTGCAATATTCCTatacatttttctctctttctgcTTACCAAAGAGATGCCTCCAAAAGGCAAAGGCCAaggcaaaagcaaaagcaaagcAGATGATGCACCAAAGAGGTCAGATTCATCTctagaacaagaaaaaaagcATTTTCATGCATGAACTCTATTCTTTTGACCCTCttagttttttcttcttttgatcctttgttcttgtttttatcttattttctgTTTCATATAAGGTGATTTTTGTCTGTCATGTTCTTCATAATACACTGTAATCTTGATTCTTTTTCGGTTTCACCAGTTCTCCAAAGAAAAAGACTGGAACCAGCAAGTCTCCCAGAAAACCAAAACCGATTCCAGAAGACAGTTCAGCAGAATCATCGAGGTTTTATATGATTCTGAAATCATAGTAACACTGAAATCACACACAAATGCTGAAAAACCAGTTTTTCTAAACATAACTATTCTTTTGACCGTTCTTGTTTTTGTCAACCACTGACACTATGATGTGATTTTTCACGTCACTTTAGAAAAACACATATATACAGTTCTTGCATGAATCCATTTTGCATCTCTATCTTACTGCTAGTActgtttatttttctctcatgtTCTTCATATATACATTGTAATCTTGAACTTCATTGTTCTTCTTTCTTGGTTTCACCAGTAGTActccaaagaagaagaaaactgcATCCAGCAAGTCTCCCAATAAACGCAAAAAGAATACAGAGGACAGTGCAGAATCGAGGTTATGATTCTGAAATCATACACAAATGCTGCAAAACCAGTTTTTCATGAGAAGTACAGTGATAAGTTTACAACATTTTGATATATCATTGGATTTAGAGTTCATCaacataataacaaatatatgatgaatcattgaaaaaatataGGTGTTGTATTAAAAATCTATGTGAAAATATATTCTTTCTTCTGAAAATTGTTATTCACTGTATATATTCATGTCATTCTCTTCACCCTTTTGATCAGTGCATCATACAGTACCTGAAAATGTtgttcacttttattttttccatgAAGGGTCTCGGAAAATGAACCGATTTATGATCTGTTGAATCCATCACCAAGTCGTAATGAATATTTAGAGCATGCGATGTTTTTTAAAGAACCAAAGATTGAAGAACCGGAGATCCCTGATgttcctcctcttcttcctcctgGGTTTGAGGAACCTCCACGTAGCTTTGGGGGTTTGGAAGAAATTGTGGAATCAGCAAAGCAACTCAACACAAGAAAAGATTAAATGTGAACATTGTTCAACATAACATTCTTtctaatgtttttctctttacaATGTGTAAGTAAGCATTCTTTGAAGCAGTATCCTATTTGCATATTCTTTTCATGTAAGAGAATAAAGCAATCTTAATGGAAGTTGTATATGGTTGGTGAGAAATATTAATGATTGATATTTCAATTGTATAAATGTATATGATTTTTACAAAGAAAGCAAGTAAAAAATCTGGTCAAGTATGTCTTGAAAATGTTTggtaaagtaattaattaatatttttatttcattaacgtaGACTGAATTTCAGTCAAATCACAATAGAATTTCTAAGCAGACTGAGTGTTTGTCTGAAAATTGAGGAAAAATACATATCAATATTTCGATGAACGTGTTGTCTAAATCTGTTTCAATAAGAATGATAGATCAATGTATAAATTTAcaattgttaatataaaatattttttccttgtTTATTTTTGACAATGTCTCGTATATTACAATatccaaataaaatttcaaatttgaattagaCATAATAAgctaaaacacaattaaaagagaaaaaaaatgtaaaaaatgatcatcaaaatcttttgaaattatttgttttatctgGTGCGGTTGTGATTTGTGTAGAACATGTTAGCATTGTTATAGAATAATGCATTAATTAGAGATaggtttggttttttttttttttgcatataaTTGAGGATGTAGAATGATTGATTATGTCTGAATTAAGTACCACAAAAAGAAGAGAAGCCCTTATTCGTTGGTGTTTGTGAGAGCATATAAATAGCATAGTCCTCTTCTCTCCTTTTCCACATCACATATACACAACGCGCAAGATCCATCGTttcatcttctcttctcttcaatcCAATGGCCGATCAACTCACCGACGAGCAGATCTCCGAGTTCAAGGAAGCCTTCAGCCTCTTCGACAAGGACGGCGATGGTCTCTTTTCTCAGatcccttttttatttttatttttcgctTGCTTAGATTAGATCTCATTtcaatttctctctttttttccgtacccttttgattattttcataaatttctaGTCTTTTCCTCTTTGGGTGCTTCTGCTTTCGTTTTTCGCGTCTTGATTTATGTGGGTGCGGGAGTGAATTGGATTTGCATTTTCGTTGAAACTTTCCCCCTTTTTCCCCTTTTGTCCTTTGCTAATAGTGCATGTGATGTGACTGGTTTTGGGGTTGGTTGGCATAGATGTTTTCGGCCTTGTGTTGGTTGAGATTTGGTTTCTGGGTGTTTAATTTCTCTTTCGGAATTGTTTGTGTGGATGTGACATTTGGATTTGTAAGTAACACAACATAGGATGGAAAAAAGTAAACATCCGCTCCCATTTTAGGTGGATTTAGGAAGTTAGAAGACACGGAGAATGAAAGTGATTTGATGTGATAACTGATCtaacaggaaaaaaaatgtgagaatGTATGTTTGTAATTGTTCGTACACGATGGACCCCTTTACTATTTATTGAGTTCATTTCGGttccttttatttgattttcaacATGTGTCCGAGAATCAAATAGCAATTGCATGGTGCGTGTATCTCTGATAAGGATTGGAAACTGGGATTTATGATTGATCAAGTTTTGATGCTCTTCTTCATTACCattgtttagttatttttttttgagtCTTGTATGGCAATAGATTTTACGCAAATGATAAAATTGACCTGGGCGATTCTGACTACACCCTCCAAGTGCACGTTCTTGCCACTGTGTTTGGAAGTTTTGAACAAAACCGGGGATTGTAAATTGAGCAGAAAGGCAAAAATTTAGATCTGAGTGTTCATCATATAATATAGCATGTTAGGTTGCACATTGTTGACGTGTTTTTCCATGTTCAACCAGAAAGCTAATTGTTATAGTTTGCGTGCTTTTGGGCTAAATTAACGAGATGTATTTCATTGTGATGAGTTTCTGAACATGCACtgaactttttattaaattggatTGGATCGTGCAGTTTGTTGTGAGGCTGAATCTCTTGTTGGTGTTGAAATGATGCAGGTTGTATTACCACCAAGGAACTTGGGACCGTGATGCGGTCACTTGGGCAAAACCCGACTGAGGCTGAGCTGCAGGACATGATAAATGAGGTTGATGCTGATGGGAATGGTACCATTGATTTCCCAGAATTCCTGAACCTCATGGCGAGGAAGATGAAAGACACTGATTCGGAGGAGGAGCTGAAGGAGGCCTTTCGTGTGTTTGACAAGGATCAGAACGGTTTCATCTCTGCTGCAGAGCTCCGCCATGTGATGACCAACCTTGGCGAGAAGCTGACCGACGAAGAGGTGGACGAGATGATCCGCGAGGCAGACGTTGACGGTGACGGGCAGATCAACTATGAGGAGTTTGTCAAAGTCATGATGGCCAAGTGAGGACCAACCaaccataacaaaaaaatttgaaaagcaCATGAACAGAAAAAGGACAGGGCAGATAAGTTTTGATGAGAATTCTATTTTCATTAGGACAAACTTCATTTGGGGTCATTAGTTTTTGTTGGTCGGGTTTGTTTGCTCTTATTTAATTGGTATTGCTCATTAGTGTTTCTACTTCTACTTCTACTTGTGTGCTGTGTCCCTTGTTTTAGTAGCTTCACCATGCATTTGTACTTCACTTGTCATCTTTTTTGGGTTACTACTATGAACCTCGAACAATTGGTTGCAATTTGTGCTTTTACATGTGAGTGAGTGACTTATACTGTTAATACCATCTTTATGCTATACATGATTGTTTGTGACCATCTTGCATTTCTCGACCTCACTCCAACAATGATGCAATGCAATGCAAAGCCAGTGAACCAAAACAAAACtgtattttgtttcatttctcaTGTGAAAAATATCATCTTTATCAGATGATGTTTCGCCCTTTTCTTTCTGATAATGGAAACGTCAAAACTAATGTACATAAAATGCAAACGTCAAAGAAATACATACACACGTTGTTTTGAGAACCCAAACAAACACACGTTCTTGAGCAAAACAATGACAGTAACAATAAtgataagaaaatgaaagattttaCATGATTTATTGTTAGATTAAATGGTTGTTCGTGGGACATTGATGCCGCGCAGTTCAACCTGAGGAGGAAAGATTTTCCCTTACTGATGGCAAgagattattaatttatttcagaATGAAGCATTCTTGTAGCAGAAGAAAATCCAAATCCAAATCCAAACCCAAACTGGTTGTGAAAGCAAAAGCAAAGTCAAAATCATTGGGCCAAATGTTATGTGGTGGGAACAACTGCTGCTTTTGAATTGAAGACTACACACAAACCAACCACCTTGCTCGAAGACTT contains these protein-coding regions:
- the LOC106764875 gene encoding calmodulin is translated as MADQLTDEQISEFKEAFSLFDKDGDGCITTKELGTVMRSLGQNPTEAELQDMINEVDADGNGTIDFPEFLNLMARKMKDTDSEEELKEAFRVFDKDQNGFISAAELRHVMTNLGEKLTDEEVDEMIREADVDGDGQINYEEFVKVMMAK